A genome region from Thermoanaerobacterium xylanolyticum LX-11 includes the following:
- a CDS encoding UDP-N-acetylmuramyl pentapeptide phosphotransferase, translated as MIFIISFLLMIVIQKFIIQILDKDVCLKPNYKNVLIPVCGGIAFVPTIFIAAIVSKFLGISDEMTPIFLVSIILMSYVGLIDDILGDRSVRGLKGHIKSLLNMKLTTGGLKAVIGVIVSFYISINISNRLVDIIVNTILISLFTNFLNLLDLRPGRACKAFFFIAIIFLLAGTGNFLILLIVLGAVIAFVPLDLKAKIMLGDTGSNILGLTLGISSVLLFNFNIKLIILAFLILIHIITEKYSLSKIIEKNKFLNYLDMIGRGRD; from the coding sequence ATGATTTTTATCATATCTTTTTTGTTGATGATAGTAATTCAAAAATTTATAATTCAGATATTAGACAAAGATGTGTGCCTAAAGCCTAATTATAAAAATGTTTTGATTCCAGTATGTGGTGGAATAGCTTTTGTTCCAACTATTTTTATTGCAGCGATTGTTTCCAAGTTTCTTGGGATTTCTGATGAAATGACACCGATTTTTTTGGTTTCCATTATATTGATGTCTTATGTAGGTTTAATCGATGATATATTAGGTGATAGAAGTGTCAGAGGATTAAAAGGTCATATTAAATCACTTCTGAACATGAAATTGACAACAGGAGGTTTAAAAGCGGTAATAGGCGTTATAGTATCGTTTTATATAAGCATAAATATCAGCAATAGATTAGTTGATATAATAGTCAACACAATATTGATATCTTTATTTACTAATTTTTTGAATTTGCTTGATTTAAGACCTGGAAGAGCTTGCAAAGCGTTCTTTTTTATAGCCATAATTTTCTTGTTAGCAGGTACTGGAAACTTTTTAATCTTACTGATTGTTTTGGGTGCTGTAATTGCTTTTGTGCCACTGGATTTAAAAGCAAAAATTATGTTAGGTGATACTGGTTCTAATATTCTTGGTCTTACGTTAGGAATATCAAGTGTTTTGTTGTTTAATTTTAATATAAAGTTAATTATTTTGGCATTTTTAATTTTAATTCATATTATTACTGAAAAATATTCATTGTCTAAAATAATAGAAAAAAATAAGTTTTTGAATTATTTAGACATGATTGGCAGAGGACGTGATTAG
- a CDS encoding DUF3866 family protein: MISIKKGIVKKIISEKADICFVEIDIEGIVSKAVNYNKITGIINVDDVVYVNQTAKNLQLGTGGYDFVILNTRYDSFEYKNIGHIMKMRYSPMQINVLSVEELDSPYHDIFNNFKGLNSMPVIVAELHSMLAPTAIMLKKLKPSVKISYIMTDSACLPISFSNTVHYLKENNFIDTTITIGHAFGGDFESVNIYSALICAKEVAKSDIAIVAMGPGIVGTGTKYGFSGIDQASIIDAINKIKGNPILIPRISFNDARERHNGISHHTVTVAELVNSTCTIVVPKLKHEKEMLLKKQLGNNAFDKMNKYFVDVEKYRKLLHNVKDIKFTTMGRGLDEESEFFDACIAAAVYCSDLLIVD; encoded by the coding sequence GTGATTTCAATTAAAAAAGGGATTGTAAAAAAGATTATATCAGAAAAGGCCGATATATGCTTTGTAGAAATTGACATAGAAGGAATTGTTTCAAAGGCGGTAAATTATAATAAAATTACAGGTATAATAAACGTGGATGATGTGGTTTATGTAAATCAAACGGCTAAAAACTTGCAATTGGGTACGGGTGGATATGACTTTGTCATATTGAATACAAGATATGATTCATTTGAATATAAGAACATAGGGCATATAATGAAAATGCGCTATTCTCCTATGCAAATTAATGTGCTTTCGGTAGAAGAACTAGATAGTCCATACCATGATATTTTTAATAATTTTAAAGGGTTGAACAGCATGCCTGTGATAGTAGCTGAACTCCACAGCATGTTGGCTCCTACTGCAATAATGCTAAAGAAATTAAAACCATCGGTTAAAATTTCATATATAATGACTGATTCTGCTTGTCTTCCTATATCTTTCAGCAATACTGTCCATTATCTAAAAGAGAATAATTTTATCGATACCACAATTACTATTGGACATGCTTTTGGAGGGGATTTTGAGTCTGTTAATATTTATTCGGCATTGATATGTGCAAAGGAAGTAGCCAAAAGCGATATCGCAATTGTGGCTATGGGACCAGGCATAGTTGGGACAGGAACAAAATACGGATTTTCAGGCATAGATCAAGCTTCAATTATAGATGCAATAAACAAAATAAAGGGCAATCCTATATTGATACCTAGAATTAGTTTTAATGATGCAAGAGAAAGACACAACGGTATAAGCCATCATACTGTTACAGTAGCAGAACTTGTAAATAGTACATGCACTATTGTAGTCCCAAAACTGAAACATGAGAAAGAGATGCTTCTCAAAAAGCAATTGGGAAATAACGCATTTGATAAAATGAATAAATACTTTGTTGATGTTGAAAAATATAGAAAGCTATTGCACAATGTAAAAGATATTAAATTCACTACTATGGGAAGAGGACTTGATGAAGAAAGCGAATTTTTTGATGCTTGTATTGCTGCAGCAGTTTATTGTTCGGATCTTTTGATTGTTGATTAA
- a CDS encoding NUDIX hydrolase, with amino-acid sequence MELTEVTKNSNIIFSGKIINLRVDDVVLPNGKITTREIVEHNGGVSILAINKSGKIVMVEQYRKPAEKMLLEIPAGKLNVGEEPIECAKRELMEETGYIAKELKHLFTFYPSPGFSTEILHLFFADDLEKGTSNTDPDEFLNVHEYTVDEIRDMMQKGLIEDAKTLIALLYYIR; translated from the coding sequence ATGGAGCTAACCGAAGTAACAAAGAATTCAAATATCATATTTTCTGGCAAGATAATAAACTTGAGAGTAGATGATGTTGTTTTGCCAAACGGAAAGATAACAACAAGAGAAATTGTTGAACACAATGGTGGTGTTTCAATATTAGCAATAAACAAAAGCGGAAAAATAGTCATGGTTGAACAGTACAGAAAACCTGCAGAGAAGATGCTATTGGAGATACCTGCAGGAAAATTAAATGTGGGAGAGGAGCCTATAGAGTGTGCAAAAAGAGAGCTAATGGAGGAAACAGGGTATATAGCGAAAGAGCTTAAACACTTGTTTACATTTTATCCATCTCCTGGTTTTTCTACAGAAATTTTACATTTATTTTTTGCGGACGATTTAGAAAAAGGCACATCAAATACAGATCCAGATGAATTTTTGAACGTTCATGAGTATACAGTCGATGAGATAAGGGATATGATGCAAAAAGGATTGATTGAAGATGCAAAAACACTTATTGCGTTATTGTATTATATAAGGTGA
- a CDS encoding endonuclease Q family protein codes for MYYNVDLHVHIGRTRNGRPVKITASPNLTVENILNKCIEKGIDIVGIVDCAAPEILDEIEQLLKTEYGLYEELEGGGILFKQKVLLLLVSEIEVGGELRGSPHLLCFLKDIKSMRKFSEALSKHVNNVNLSTQRCSLNSVEILKIVEDLDGFVVPAHIFTPYKSYYGNTADRLNYIFNEYFENVNAVELGLSSDTFLADMISELRGKTFLSNSDAHSLQKIGREFNVFDLPKPDFTSLKAALKSMKGVIRNYGLNPALGKYHRTFCLDCNKVANVDPPAHKCAYCNSKNIVFGVLDRIYEIKDQEMLHPPFRAEYVYQIPLEFLPGIGPKTIRKLMREVGSEIYVTHEAPFEQLKNSVGEKIAKNILDARYGNLKIETGGGGIYGKII; via the coding sequence ATGTACTATAATGTAGATTTACACGTTCACATAGGAAGGACGAGGAATGGCAGACCTGTTAAGATCACCGCTTCACCAAATCTAACAGTCGAAAATATATTAAATAAATGTATTGAGAAAGGCATAGATATTGTAGGAATTGTTGATTGTGCTGCTCCAGAAATTTTAGATGAAATAGAGCAACTGCTTAAAACTGAATATGGATTGTATGAAGAACTTGAAGGTGGAGGAATTTTATTTAAGCAAAAGGTATTATTGCTGTTAGTAAGTGAGATAGAGGTGGGTGGTGAATTGCGCGGTTCACCACACTTATTGTGTTTTTTGAAAGATATAAAATCCATGAGGAAGTTTTCTGAAGCCTTATCTAAACATGTTAATAATGTAAATTTAAGTACACAAAGATGCAGCTTAAATAGCGTGGAAATATTGAAGATTGTAGAAGACTTAGATGGATTTGTTGTACCTGCTCACATATTTACGCCATATAAAAGTTATTATGGAAATACTGCAGATAGGTTAAATTATATATTTAATGAATATTTTGAAAATGTCAATGCGGTAGAACTTGGATTAAGCTCTGATACTTTTTTGGCAGATATGATAAGTGAATTAAGAGGCAAAACTTTTTTAAGCAATTCTGATGCTCATTCGCTACAAAAAATTGGTAGAGAATTTAACGTATTTGATTTGCCTAAACCTGATTTTACAAGCTTAAAAGCTGCATTAAAATCCATGAAAGGAGTCATAAGAAATTATGGACTAAATCCTGCATTAGGCAAATATCATAGAACATTTTGTCTTGATTGCAATAAAGTTGCTAATGTAGATCCGCCAGCGCATAAGTGTGCTTATTGCAATAGCAAGAACATAGTATTTGGGGTTTTAGACAGAATATATGAGATAAAAGATCAAGAGATGCTACACCCGCCATTTAGAGCTGAATATGTATATCAGATTCCATTGGAATTTTTGCCTGGCATCGGTCCAAAAACAATTAGGAAGCTTATGAGAGAAGTTGGAAGCGAAATATACGTCACACATGAAGCGCCTTTTGAACAATTAAAAAATTCAGTTGGCGAAAAAATAGCAAAAAATATT